The Vulpes lagopus strain Blue_001 chromosome 14, ASM1834538v1, whole genome shotgun sequence genome window below encodes:
- the LOC121475714 gene encoding elongation factor 1-beta-like → MHPLLFFRCRPVLGAADAIGFGDLKSPTDLQVLNNYLAFKSYIEGYMPPQVDMAVFEAVSSPQPANLYNALRWYNHIKSYEKEKASLPGVKKALGKYGPANVEDTTGSGATDSKDDDDIDLFGSDDKEESEEAKRLREECFAQYESKKAKKPALVAKSSLLLDVKPWDDETDMAKLEECVRSIQADGLIWGSFKLVPVGYGIKKLQIQCVVEDDKVGTDMLEERITAFEDYVKSMDVAAFNKI, encoded by the coding sequence atgcaccctcttctcttctttcgCTGCCGCCCGGTTCTTGGAGCCGCCGACGCCATCGGTTTCGGAGACCTGAAAAGCCCCACCGACCTCCAGGTACTCAACAACTACCTAGCGTTCAAGAGCTACATCGAGGGGTACATGCCACCACAAGTGGACATGGCAGTGTTTGAAGCAGTCTCCAGTCCTCAGCCCGCCAACTTGTATAATGCCCTGCGTTGGTACAATCACATCAAGTCTTACGAGAAGGAAAAGGCCAGCCTTCCAGGAGTGAAGAAAGCTTTGGGCAAGTATGGTCCTGCTAATGTGGAAGACACCACAGGAAGTGGAGCTACAGATAGTAAAGATGATGACGATATTGATCTCTTCGGATCTGATGACAAGGAGGAAAGTGAAGAAGCGAAGAGGCTAAGAGAGGAATGCTTTGCACAGTACGAGTCAAAGAAAGCCAAAAAACCTGCACTTGTTGCCAAGTCTTCCTTATTACTAGATGTGAAACCTTGGGACGATGAGACAGATATGGCAAAATTAGAGGAGTGCGTCCGAAGCATTCAGGCAGATGGCTTGATCTGGGGCTCTTTTAAACTAGTTCCAGTGGGATATGGAATTAAAAAACTCCAAATACAGTGTGTAGTGGAAGATGATAAAGTTGGAACAGATATGCTGGAGGAACGGATCACTGCTTTTGAGGACTATGTGAAGTCCATGGACGTGGCTGCTTTTAATAAGATCTAA